A window of the Williamsia phyllosphaerae genome harbors these coding sequences:
- a CDS encoding NAD(P)/FAD-dependent oxidoreductase encodes MSLNRLDGQHPHRVVVIGSGFGGLFGTQRLKKADVDVTLIARTTHHLFQPMLYQVATGIVSEGEIAPATRVILRNQDNAQVLLGDVESIDLERKVVRSRLLTRITETPFDSLIIAAGAAQSYFGNDQFAEFAPGMKTIDDALELRGRILGAFEQAELSEDPDERARLLTFVVVGAGPTGVELAGQIAEMSDKTLKDTFRNIDPTSARVILLDAAPAVLPPMGEKLGTKAAKRLEGMGVEIQLNAMVVDLDYNGLTVKDKDGTTRRIESQCKVWSAGVAASPLGKQLAEQSGVELDRAGRVKVQPDLSIPGHPNVFVVGDMMSIDDVPGMAQGAIQGGRYAADAIKASLSGQKPEERSPFKYHDKGSMATVSRFSAVMSVPIPFTSKRFETEGFFAWLGWLALHLVYIVGFRSRLSTIIDWTVSFTTRSRSQLTVTEQQVYARTAMDHLHHLESENKTSESSGIPAAAAPTPPAATSTPPSEDSEVQGTTDSKAAEDTGTKGKQPAEADAG; translated from the coding sequence ATGAGCCTCAATCGGCTTGATGGACAGCACCCCCATCGCGTGGTGGTCATCGGATCGGGATTCGGCGGGTTGTTCGGCACCCAACGGCTGAAGAAAGCCGACGTCGATGTCACCTTGATCGCACGCACCACTCATCACCTGTTCCAGCCCATGCTCTACCAGGTCGCGACGGGGATCGTCTCGGAGGGCGAGATCGCTCCCGCCACCCGGGTGATCCTGCGGAACCAGGACAACGCACAGGTTCTGCTCGGCGACGTCGAGTCGATCGACCTCGAGCGCAAGGTCGTCCGGTCGCGCCTGCTGACCCGCATCACCGAGACCCCGTTCGACAGCCTGATCATCGCCGCCGGCGCGGCGCAGTCCTACTTCGGCAACGACCAGTTCGCCGAGTTCGCGCCCGGCATGAAGACCATCGACGATGCTCTTGAACTGCGTGGTCGAATCCTCGGCGCGTTCGAGCAGGCCGAGCTGTCCGAGGATCCCGACGAGCGCGCACGTCTGCTCACCTTCGTCGTCGTCGGGGCGGGCCCGACCGGCGTGGAGTTGGCCGGTCAGATCGCCGAGATGTCGGACAAGACGCTCAAGGACACCTTCCGCAACATCGACCCGACCAGCGCCCGCGTGATCCTGCTGGACGCCGCGCCCGCCGTGCTGCCGCCGATGGGCGAGAAGCTCGGCACCAAGGCCGCCAAGCGGCTCGAGGGCATGGGCGTGGAGATCCAGCTCAACGCGATGGTCGTCGACCTCGACTACAACGGGCTGACCGTCAAGGACAAGGACGGGACCACCCGTCGCATCGAATCCCAGTGCAAGGTGTGGTCGGCCGGTGTGGCCGCCAGCCCGCTGGGCAAGCAGCTCGCCGAGCAGAGCGGTGTCGAACTCGATCGCGCCGGGCGCGTGAAGGTGCAGCCGGACCTGTCGATCCCGGGGCACCCGAATGTCTTCGTCGTCGGCGACATGATGTCGATCGACGACGTCCCCGGCATGGCGCAGGGCGCCATCCAGGGCGGTCGCTACGCGGCGGATGCGATCAAGGCGAGCCTGTCGGGCCAGAAGCCCGAGGAGCGCAGCCCGTTCAAGTACCACGACAAGGGGTCGATGGCGACCGTCTCGCGGTTCAGTGCCGTGATGAGCGTCCCGATCCCGTTCACCTCGAAGCGTTTCGAGACCGAGGGTTTCTTCGCGTGGCTCGGGTGGCTGGCTCTGCACCTGGTCTACATCGTCGGGTTCCGCAGCCGTCTGAGCACGATCATCGACTGGACGGTGTCGTTCACGACCCGCAGCCGTTCGCAGCTCACGGTCACCGAACAGCAGGTGTACGCACGGACCGCCATGGATCACCTGCACCACCTGGAGTCGGAGAACAAGACGTCGGAGTCGTCCGGGATCCCGGCGGCGGCGGCACCCACACCTCCTGCGGCGACGTCGACCCCTCCGTCGGAGGATTCCGAGGTGCAGGGCACGACCGACAGCAAGGCGGCCGAGGACACCGGGACCAAGGGCAAGCAGCCCGCCGAGGCCGACGCCGGCTGA
- a CDS encoding GNAT family N-acetyltransferase: MIIETAHLVLRPITRDDAAALVELDSDPVVMRYVSGGRPTPRSMIEDWVIPRAITEMSMRRGVGMFAAMDRHRGGFLGWFSLRAPRHSNRAELELTYRLRRDAWGYGIATEGSRALVQVAFDRLATDRLFAGTMAVNAPSRRVMEKSGMRLAALHQADDAAVDGYERGEVEYEILRSQWETAHFPWARSARAAAHLIA; encoded by the coding sequence GTGATCATCGAGACTGCGCACCTGGTGCTCCGGCCGATCACCCGTGACGACGCCGCGGCCCTGGTGGAACTCGACAGTGATCCCGTGGTCATGCGGTACGTCTCGGGTGGCCGCCCGACGCCTCGCAGCATGATCGAGGACTGGGTGATCCCGCGCGCCATCACCGAGATGTCGATGCGACGGGGCGTGGGCATGTTCGCCGCGATGGACCGGCACCGCGGCGGGTTCCTCGGCTGGTTCTCGTTGCGGGCCCCGCGTCACAGCAACCGGGCCGAACTCGAACTCACCTACCGACTGCGTCGCGATGCGTGGGGGTACGGGATCGCCACCGAGGGATCACGCGCGCTGGTGCAGGTCGCGTTCGACCGCCTAGCGACCGACCGTCTGTTCGCCGGGACGATGGCGGTCAACGCCCCGTCTCGACGTGTGATGGAGAAATCCGGCATGCGCCTGGCCGCCCTCCACCAGGCCGACGATGCCGCCGTCGACGGGTACGAGCGCGGCGAGGTCGAGTACGAGATCCTCAGATCTCAGTGGGAGACCGCACATTTTCCGTGGGCGAGATCGGCTCGGGCGGCCGCACATCTGATCGCCTGA